One Spinacia oleracea cultivar Varoflay chromosome 4, BTI_SOV_V1, whole genome shotgun sequence DNA segment encodes these proteins:
- the LOC110788234 gene encoding uncharacterized protein: protein MKKMKSVICISFTICILLYFITSLSLLCTKSDFRSFLVSSSPLSPPVSLKHIVFGIASSKTSWMKQKEFVKIWWKPETMRGCVFVDSVPPEMNHTTRDSSSDLPLLCISEDTSRFRYTYKHGYRWFIRVARIVSETVSLNHSDVRWYVFGDGHTVFFPDNLVKTLSKYDHQLWYYIGSNSEIYEQTVVNSFDMAFWGGGFAVSAPLARVLAKVFDSCLERYPHLYGSDGRIYACLAELGVGLTPERGFHPVEVRGNIFGLLAAHPITPLVSLSNLGQVDPIFPNMSVTNSLDHLFKSVTADPERILQQTVCYDRWFSWTISVSWGYAVQVFNNHIHLSDAIRIQDTFTPWKKGAPPNYIYTTTPVHPDPCQRSTTFFFHQLHSQRTIITTHYRRSLPENCTYDPMNSPKKLEEIVVFSHKSNLSIKQLRAPRRHCCDVLPPKAVSRLELSIRECRDDELIRIHA from the exons ATGAAGAAGATGAAATCTGTAATTTGTATTTCCTTTACTATTTGTATTCTACTCTATTTCATTACATCATTAAGCTTATTATGTACGAAGTCAGATTTTCGGAGCTTTTTAGTGTCATCATCACCTTTGTCACCTCCTGTTTCTCTTAAACACATAGTATTTGGTATAGCTTCTTCGAAAACTTCATGGATGAAGCAAAAGGAGTTTGTGAAGATATGGTGGAAACCTGAAACAATGCGAGGATGTGTATTCGTGGATAGTGTACCACCAGAAATGAATCATACTACTCGTGACAGTAGTTCTGATCTTCCTCTGCTTTGTATCTCTGAGGACACTTCACGTTTTCGGTACACATACAAACACGGATACCGTTGGTTTATTCGTGTGGCACGCATTGTATCGGAAACTGTTAGTTTAAACCACTCAGATGTAAGATGGTATGTCTTTGGGGATGGTCACACAGTGTTTTTCCCTGACAATTTGGTGAAGACTCTTTCAAAATATGATCACCAGCTATGGTATTACATTGGGTCCAATTCGGAGATTTACGAGCAAACTGTTGTTAATTCGTTTGATATGGCGTTTTGGGGAGGTGGGTTTGCTGTAAGTGCTCCTCTTGCTAGGGTCTTAGCTAAGGTTTTCGATTCGTGCTTGGAACGTTACCCTCATCTTTATGGTAGTGATGGAAGGATTTACGCTTGTTTAGCCGAACTTGGAGTTGGATTAACCCCTGAACGTGGCTTTCATCCG GTGGAAGTCCGCGGCAATATCTTTGGTTTATTGGCTGCTCATCCCATAACACCATTAGTATCACTCTCAAATTTGGGCCAAGTTGATCCAATATTCCCAAACATGTCAGTAACTAATTCCCTTGATCATCTATTTAAATCTGTTACTGCTGATCCTGAGAGGATCCTGCAGCAGACTGTATGTTACGACCGCTGGTTTTCTTGGACAATTTCAGTTTCTTGGGGTTACGCAGTCCAAGTGTTCAACAACCATATACACTTGTCTGATGCAATTCGTATACAAGATACATTTACTCCATGGAAAAAAGGAGCACCGCCAAACTATATATACACTACAACCCCTGTACATCCTGATCCATGTCAAAGATCCACAACATTCTTTTTTCATCAACTACATTCTCAAAGAACAATCATTACAACTCACTACAGAAGATCATTACCGGAAAATTGTACTTATGATCCAATGAATTCGCCTAAAAAGTTAGAGGAGATTGTTGTATTTTCACACAAGTCAAATCTTAGCATCAAACAG TTGAGGGCACCAAGAAGGCATTGTTGTGATGTCTTACCTCCCAAGGCGGTTTCGAGATTGGAGCTTTCCATTAGGGAATGCAGAGACGATGAGCTCATAAGAATACATGCATAG